The sequence GGTGTCGTCCTCGCACCCGAACGCCGCCGAGCGCTCCTCGACTGGGCGCGGCGGCGCGACGCCTGCGTCATCGAGGACGACTACGACGCCGAGTTCCGCTACGACAAGGAGCCGGTCGGCGTGCTCCAGGGCCTCGCGGCCGACCGGGTCATCTCCATCGGCACGGTCAGCAAGTCCCTCGCGCCCGCCCTGCGCATCGGCTGGCTGCTGTGCCCGCCCGCGCTCACCGCGGGGCTCACCGAGCTGAAGCGGATCGCCGACCGCGGCACCCCGACCCTCGACCAGCTGGCCCTCGCCCTGCTCATCGAGTCCGGCCGCTACGACCGTCATCTGCGCCGCATGCGCACCCTGTACGCGGCCCGCTCCAAGGCCCTGCGCGCCGCCCTCGCCGCGCACGCCCCGGCGGTCCGCCTGACCGGGCTGGACGCGGGCTTCCACGCGGTGGCACACCTGCCCGGCGGGGCCGGGGAGGAGACGGTGATCGCCGCCGCGCGGGCCCGGGGCGTCGGCCTCTACGGCATGAGCGCCTGCCGCGCCGCGCCCGCTCCGGAGCCGCCCCGTCTGGTCCTGGGTTTCGGTGACGTCCCCGAGCGCGCGATCACGGAAGGCATCGCGGCGGTGGGGGACCTGCTCGGCTAGAGCCGCGCCCGCTTCAGCGCCATGTGCAGCAGCAGGCGGTCCTCGCCGTCGTCCAGATCCAGGCCGGTCAGCTGCTCCACGCGGGACAGACGGTAGTAGAGGGTCTGCCGGTGGATGCCGAGTTCGGCGGCCGTGCGGCCGGCCTGCCCCGCGCGGTCGAGGTAGACCTCGGCGGTGCGGGCCAGCTCCTGGTGGACGGGGGAGAGGAGCGGGCCCGCCACCGGGTCGTGGGCGGCCCCGGGCGGCAGTGCGGTCAGCAGCCGGTACGGCCCGATGCCCCGCCACTCGGCGACGGGCCCGAATCGCGGCTCGGCCAGCGCGGCCCGCGCGGCGGCGGAGGCCTCCTGCCAGAGCGCCCCCAGCTCGGCCAGCCCGGAGCGGGGTTCACCGACCCCGGCGGCGACCGCGGCACCCGGACCCGCCCTCCTCGTGGACGCGGGTACGGCGGCCCCCCGCGCCCCCTCCGCCTCCTTCAGCAGCCGCGCGGCCACGGTCAGCGCGGGCGCCCGCACATCCGCCGAGCGGAGCCGCACCAGGACCGCGAGGCTCTGCGTCGTCGCCCCCCACGCAACCGTGCACAGCGCCGTGGCGTGCGGGACCGTACGGGCGGACGGGGCCTCCTCGGGGTCGGCCGAGGGCCAGGGAGCGACGCAGACCAGGGTGTGCGGGGCGGCCGCGCGGGGGCCGAGGGCCGCGCGGAGTTCGCCCACCGCCATGTCCCGCTGCCAGCCGCTCTCCGCGGTCAGCACCGCCCGCAGCTCCCGGCTCAGACCGGCCCCCGCCTGCGCCTCGTCGGCGAGCAGCGCGCCGATCCGCTCCGTGACCCGCATGGCGGCCGTCAGCTGCGCGTCCGTCGGGCCCGGATCGTCCTCCAGCAGCCAGACGTAGCCGAGGACGACACCCCGATGGCGTACCGGCAGACAGATGCGCCCGCGGTAGACGCCGGCCTCCGGGGTCGGCGGAATCCGTACCGGTCCGCTCGCGCGCGTGATCCCGAAGCCCTCGAACCACGTCCGCACCGCGGCCGTGGACCGCCGGGTCAGGATCGAGCGGGTGCGCACCGGGTCCAGGGCGGACGGATCCAGGTCGCCCTCACTGTCGTACGCACCGAAGGCGATCAGCTCGAAGTCCCGGTTCTCCAGGGTCGCCGGGGCGCCCAGCAACTCCGAGATCTCGTCCACCAGCTCTTGGTAATCACCCTTGTAATCGGACGCCATTGGGGCATTCTCGCGCATTTTCGAGCCGCCTTCATACATCTGTCTGAGATCCAGTGCACTGATGCGTGACAGCTGTCGATGGCCGACGATCGGAGAGATCCTTAGGTTTCACGGTGGTTCTCCGTGCCGTACCCGAAAGGTCGGGTCACGGCCGTTTTGATGCTTGTCTGTGGAGGTGCCCCGTGCTGGGTCCCGTGATTCTCGCCGCGTCGCGCAGCGACCGGATGCGACGCCTTATCTCGGCGGCTCCGGTGACCAAGCAGGTCGTCGACCGCTTCATCCCCGGCGAGTCCGTGGCGGACATCGTTCCGATCATCAAGGACCTGACGGTCCAGGGTCTGGAGCTGACGATGGACGTCGTCGGCGAGGACATCACCACCCCCGAGCAGGCCACCGCCGCACGGGACGCCTACCTGGAGCTGATCGACCACCTCAGGCAGCTGGAGCTGGGCGAGAAGGTCGAGATGTCCGTCAAGCTGTCCATGTTCGGCCAGGCGCTGGAGGGCGGCCACGAGCTGGCCCTCGCGAACGTCCGCCCGGTCGTCGAGGCCGCCGCCGCCATCGGCACGACCGTCACCCTCGACGCCGAGGACCACACCACCCTCGACTCGATGTTCGCCATCCACGAGGAGCTGCGGAAGGACTTCCCGCAGACCGGCTGCGTCATCCAGGCCTACCTCTTCCGCACCGAGGCCGACGCCCGCCGCCTCGCCGCCGCCGGCAGCCGCGTGCGCCTGGTCAAGGGCGCCTACAAGGAGCCCGCCGAGGTCGCCTTCCAGCAGAAGCACGAGATCGACAAGGCCTACGTGCGCATCCTGAAGACGCTGATGGAGGGCGAGGGCTACCCGATGATCGGGTCCCACGACCCCCGCCTGATCGCCATCGCCCAGGAGCTGGCCCACCAGGCCGGGCGCAAACTGGACGAGTACGAGTTCCAGATGCTCTACGGCATCCGCAGCGACGAGCACCTGCGGCTGGCCGCCGAGGGCCACCGCATGCGCGTCTACACCGCCTACGGCACCGACTGGTACGGCTACTTCATGCGGAGGCTCGCCGAGAAGCCGGCGAACCTGCGCTTCTTCGTCCGCTCGATGATCAGCAAAGGCTGAGCCCGAACACCCGCTCACGTACAAGGAGTCAAGGATCTCATGGACGCTGTGACCCAGGTCCCCACCCCCGTCAACGAGCCGGTGCACGGCTACGCCCCCGGCTCGCCCGAGCGCGCCCGCCTGGAGGCCAAGCTCAAGGAGCTGGCCGAGAACCCGATCGACCTGCCGATGACCATCGGCGGCGAGCGGCGGATGGGCGGCGGCGAGGCCTTCCAGGTGGTCCAGCCGCACAACCACAAGGCCGTCATCGGCACCCTGCGCAACGCCACCCGGCAGGACGCCCAGGACGCCATCGACGCGGCCCTGGCCGCCGCGCCGGCCTGGCGCGCGATGTCCTTCGACGACCGCGCGGCGATCATCCTGCGCGCCGCCGAGCTGCTGGCCGGCCCGTGGCGCGAGACCATCGCCGCCTCCACCATGCTCGGCCAGTCCAAGACCGCCCAGCAGGCCGAGATCGACACCCCCTGCGAGCTGGTCGACTTCTGGCGCTTCAACGTCCACTACGCCCGCCAGATCCTGGCCGAGCAGCCCCCGGCCAACTCCCCGGGCGTCTGGAACCGCATGGACCACCGCCCGCTGGAGGGCTTCGTCTACGCGATCACGCCGTTCAACTTCAGCGCCATCGCGGGCAACCTGCCGACGGCTCCGGCTCTCATGGGCAACGTCGTCGTCTGGAAGCCGAGCCCGACCCAGACCCACGCGGCCGTCCTGCTCATGCGGCTGCTGGAGGAGGCGGGCCTGCCCAAGGGCGTCATCAACCTCGTCACCGGTGACGGCATCGAGGTCTCCGAGGTCGCCCTGGTCCACCGCGACCTCGCGGGCATCCACTTCACCGGCTCGACCAAGACCTTCCAGTACCTGTGGAAGACGGTCGGCAACAACATCGAGAAGTACCGCACCTACCCGCGCCTGGTCGGCGAGACCGGTGGCAAGGACTTCCTGGTCGCCCACCCGAGCGCCGACCGCGCGGTCCTGAAGACCGCCCTGACCCGCGGTGCCTTCGAGTACCAGGGCCAGAAGTGCTCGGCGACCTCCCGCGCCTACATCCCGGCCTCCATCTGGAACTCGGGCTTCAAGGAGGAGTTCGCGGCCGAGGTCGACTAC is a genomic window of Streptomyces griseochromogenes containing:
- a CDS encoding PucR family transcriptional regulator — translated: MASDYKGDYQELVDEISELLGAPATLENRDFELIAFGAYDSEGDLDPSALDPVRTRSILTRRSTAAVRTWFEGFGITRASGPVRIPPTPEAGVYRGRICLPVRHRGVVLGYVWLLEDDPGPTDAQLTAAMRVTERIGALLADEAQAGAGLSRELRAVLTAESGWQRDMAVGELRAALGPRAAAPHTLVCVAPWPSADPEEAPSARTVPHATALCTVAWGATTQSLAVLVRLRSADVRAPALTVAARLLKEAEGARGAAVPASTRRAGPGAAVAAGVGEPRSGLAELGALWQEASAAARAALAEPRFGPVAEWRGIGPYRLLTALPPGAAHDPVAGPLLSPVHQELARTAEVYLDRAGQAGRTAAELGIHRQTLYYRLSRVEQLTGLDLDDGEDRLLLHMALKRARL
- a CDS encoding proline dehydrogenase family protein; translation: MLGPVILAASRSDRMRRLISAAPVTKQVVDRFIPGESVADIVPIIKDLTVQGLELTMDVVGEDITTPEQATAARDAYLELIDHLRQLELGEKVEMSVKLSMFGQALEGGHELALANVRPVVEAAAAIGTTVTLDAEDHTTLDSMFAIHEELRKDFPQTGCVIQAYLFRTEADARRLAAAGSRVRLVKGAYKEPAEVAFQQKHEIDKAYVRILKTLMEGEGYPMIGSHDPRLIAIAQELAHQAGRKLDEYEFQMLYGIRSDEHLRLAAEGHRMRVYTAYGTDWYGYFMRRLAEKPANLRFFVRSMISKG
- the pruA gene encoding L-glutamate gamma-semialdehyde dehydrogenase, translating into MDAVTQVPTPVNEPVHGYAPGSPERARLEAKLKELAENPIDLPMTIGGERRMGGGEAFQVVQPHNHKAVIGTLRNATRQDAQDAIDAALAAAPAWRAMSFDDRAAIILRAAELLAGPWRETIAASTMLGQSKTAQQAEIDTPCELVDFWRFNVHYARQILAEQPPANSPGVWNRMDHRPLEGFVYAITPFNFSAIAGNLPTAPALMGNVVVWKPSPTQTHAAVLLMRLLEEAGLPKGVINLVTGDGIEVSEVALVHRDLAGIHFTGSTKTFQYLWKTVGNNIEKYRTYPRLVGETGGKDFLVAHPSADRAVLKTALTRGAFEYQGQKCSATSRAYIPASIWNSGFKEEFAAEVDYLTMGDVTDLSNFIGAVIDDRAFAKNKAAIDRAKEDPTCTIVAGGSYDDSVGYFVRPTVIESTDPENEIFRTEYFGPVLGIHVYEDDKYDEMLEQMESVSDYALTGAVISDDRAAAAYTMDKLRYAAGNFYINDKSTGAVVGQQPFGGGRASGTNDKAGAPQNLLRWTLTRAIKETLVPPTDYTYPHMG